One window of Equus caballus isolate H_3958 breed thoroughbred chromosome 3, TB-T2T, whole genome shotgun sequence genomic DNA carries:
- the LOC138923602 gene encoding ral guanine nucleotide dissociation stimulator-like isoform X2: protein MMRMAAELFKTLVPAHCLGSIWSERDNRERESLAPTVRDTVMHDNTMANCILVTCLGDASMTAQDRARVVELWIRVAEECRGLGNFCSLHTILSALQSPAIACLQDTWGQVSRESS, encoded by the exons atGATGAGGATGGCTGCG gagctgttcaagacgtTGGTGCCCGCCCACTGCCTCGGCTCCATCTGGTCTGAGCGTGACAACAGGGAACGCGagtccctggcacccaccgtcCGTGACACTGTGATGCACGACAACACCATGGCCAATTGCATCCTCGTCACCTGCCTTGGGGACGCGAGCATGACAgcacaggacagggccagggtggttgAGCTGTGGATCAGGGTGGCTGAG GAGTGCCGAGGACTCGGGAACTTCTGTTCCCTCCACAcaatcctttctgccctgcagagccctgccattgcctgtctccaagacacctggggacaagtttccag GGAGAGTTCTTAA